Below is a genomic region from Henckelia pumila isolate YLH828 chromosome 3, ASM3356847v2, whole genome shotgun sequence.
GGAGCTGCGCTcactcttctcttcttttgccATCATGCCTTGATTGATTTGATTTAGagattgattcaactcttcacATGAAGAACTAGCACCATCTTTGGATGCGGGGGGTGCGGAGATTCCCAGTGAAGGCAATTCACTATGTTTCATCGTCTCGCTATCAGAAGGACAAGAGGCACGCTGAAGCTTTCTGGCAACCGAACTAGAGGAGCTGTGCTCActcttttcttcttttgttGTCATGCCTTGGTTGATTTGATTCAGAGATTGATTCAGCTCCGCATGTGAAGAACTAGCATCATCTTTGGATCTGGTGAGTGGGGAGATTCCTAGTGAGAAGAACAATTCACCATGTTTCATCGTCTCACCATCCGAAGCACATGAGGAATGCCGAAGCTTTCTAGCAACCAAACTAGAGGAGCTTTGCTCGCTTCTCTCTTCTTTCGTCGTCATGTCTCCATTGATTTGATTTAGAGATTGATTCAGCTCTTCATGGGAAGAACTAGTATCATCTTTGGATGTGGTGGGTGGGGAGAATCCCAGTGAAGAGAATTGAAAATGTTTCCTCATCTTGCCATCAGAAGCACAAGAGGCAGGCTGAAGCTTTCCCATCCTCCATTGAACCGGAGGAAGAGGTGGCAATGGAGGTAATTCTTCCTGATTAATATGATATGTTTCAGGAAAAGGATATCTGGAAGGAAGTGCGAAACTTGATGAATCTTTAAGAAGCTCAGAACCATCAATGAAATGGTTGTTTTGTGCAGGAAGACTAGGCAGTGACGGTGGACCTGGACAATTTTCAAGAGAGAACATGGAGACAGATTTTTCATGTCCTTCGCATCCATCATGACCTGGTAGTTGCTGGTGATTGATAGATAACAAAGGTGATGGGTCCAAGTTTATTTCATCAGATCCCAGCAATTCTTCATCAAGTTGGTTCGGTGGTAATTCGATCTTTTCTTTCACTTGGCTACCACTAGCCAAAGAGTGAGCAACAGCAGGATGACTTCCAAGACCACGTTGCTGGCAAGATTCCTGAGCTGTACTAAAGTCATCTTGCTGCAGAGATGGCTCAATTGTGGCAATGTTGTCAGAATCCAAACCGTGTTCAACTTTGAACCCAAGATTTGAATTGGGAACAGTATCTGATATTTCTGACTTGAGTATATCACAATTCATAGTGTCAGAAACAACTGTACTCAAAACTAATACAGCAGCTTCTCTTTGTCCTGCCATCTCCACTAAGTCTGATTCTCCATGGTTGGCTAAGAGACTGGCCTCATAATTCCTAAGTTCATCCAAACCAGAATCATTACAGCAAGGACTACTCTCTTCTACTATTTTACCGTGGTCCACAAACAAACCGACATCATCCTTGTCATCTGCAACGAAAGACACAGAAATAGCAAAAACAGATGTCTCTGCTTGTCGCATTTGGCCATCAGTTGCATCCAGCCGTAAATGAACCTGATTCAGTGATGTCGGATCTGGATAACCAGAAATTTCTCCTAATTCAAGATCAACAGAGCTTGTGGATTGAATAACTTTGGACTTGTCCACAAAATCTGATGTTCCAGCGGGGTTTTCAAGATTTTCGGAAGGACAACAGGAACTTTCTACAAATGCTGAATCACCAGGGAAAACATGATCACCTGTTATTTCAGTTCTCAGTAACTCCGCTTCACAAAATTGGGGGATCCCAACTGCAGGAGTTTCAGTTGCTGTCCTCTGTTCGACAGGATTGACACCATCTCTGTCTTGAACGGCAAGAGCTGTCCCATGCAAATCATGTGAGTGTTCTATCTgcaataaaagaaaattttgggAACCCAGCTGTTCGTCAGCTGAGCTATTAGAGCAATCTTCAGAACCTGACTTTTGAGCACTGGTCACTGATGTTTCCTCAAATTTCTTCCCAAGAGAAGCCTCCACAATGCATATAATATCAGAAAATGCAACAGAATCTTCATTACCTAGTTCATCAATCAGCTTTTCCTCCTCAGAAGATGCTGTGAAACTGTCTCCAGTATGGTCTGCAGCATGATACTTAGTTACCGAGTTTTCATGTATTTCTGGAACCGCAGCATCTAATTTATTTGGAAGTAGGCTAGATATCATGTGGAAAGAGTCATCTCTCTCAAGAGGACGACCATCGCAGATCTTTAATGTGGAAGTATCATTTTTACCCATATTTGGATCATCTATGTCAGAATTATTATCGTGTAGAAAATCTGTCGATAATAGAACTGCACTATCTGTGGTATGACATGAATGATCAGAGACAGTAGAAAAACAAGGTACACTCTCATTATCTGATTCATCAATTAGATTATCAGCACCAGAAAATCTTGGAGAATTATATCCTGAATGCATTTCTGAGACACTGGGAGAACATGGCAGATCCAAGACAATGCTAGTCCTTCTCTCGTCTTGATCTAAAGGAGAAGATTCATGAGACTCAGACCTTTCTCTATTTTCACATTCTAAATCAAAATGTGCTACAATAGGAGTTGAATCAGCAGAGGTCAAACTAGAAGTCAG
It encodes:
- the LOC140887639 gene encoding protein SCAR2-like — protein: MPISRYEIRNEFTLADPELYRAADKDDPEALLEGVAMAGLVGVLRQLGDLAEFAAEIFHDLHEEVMATSARGHSLMTRVQQLEADFPLIEKAFLRQMDHSSFPYNTGVDWHHNPRMDQNLVTQGDLPRFVMDSYEECRGPPRLFLLDKYDVAGAGACLKRYTDPSFFKVEISSFGMGSADVQRKKKVLKAKKKGSRWRNGDTTPEVLTSHVKLDQLFMKERIENGVSYPARRVKLKRRLNEFSLDSKPGKSYMEKLLEITSIDDKVLHEVSTKSLTLPTNSLNDSDLEVVGCGLMSPDRESVERKRSPPTSPHIQEIIHKPSMYKPNDVFVYDKISEPPNSSPDLVAEDNAFNHDKVSSDEDMTVDVEGGFTSYQPDDISSEMENYVDAPSTMESEMDTDSELRVKSDFTSSLINAQQLVSDSNEETSDANEKQASAHSSDSHYTRNSAESNDGDISSRKRLPSFSSSGSPRTSTENPQSECEGSAAVLPLADIIDILPYRKTPQEDIPASQLSKSAIYNYTCTGTATITDHESDLDQLTSSLTSADSTPIVAHFDLECENRERSESHESSPLDQDERRTSIVLDLPCSPSVSEMHSGYNSPRFSGADNLIDESDNESVPCFSTVSDHSCHTTDSAVLLSTDFLHDNNSDIDDPNMGKNDTSTLKICDGRPLERDDSFHMISSLLPNKLDAAVPEIHENSVTKYHAADHTGDSFTASSEEEKLIDELGNEDSVAFSDIICIVEASLGKKFEETSVTSAQKSGSEDCSNSSADEQLGSQNFLLLQIEHSHDLHGTALAVQDRDGVNPVEQRTATETPAVGIPQFCEAELLRTEITGDHVFPGDSAFVESSCCPSENLENPAGTSDFVDKSKVIQSTSSVDLELGEISGYPDPTSLNQVHLRLDATDGQMRQAETSVFAISVSFVADDKDDVGLFVDHGKIVEESSPCCNDSGLDELRNYEASLLANHGESDLVEMAGQREAAVLVLSTVVSDTMNCDILKSEISDTVPNSNLGFKVEHGLDSDNIATIEPSLQQDDFSTAQESCQQRGLGSHPAVAHSLASGSQVKEKIELPPNQLDEELLGSDEINLDPSPLLSINHQQLPGHDGCEGHEKSVSMFSLENCPGPPSLPSLPAQNNHFIDGSELLKDSSSFALPSRYPFPETYHINQEELPPLPPLPPVQWRMGKLQPASCASDGKMRKHFQFSSLGFSPPTTSKDDTSSSHEELNQSLNQINGDMTTKEERSEQSSSSLVARKLRHSSCASDGETMKHGELFFSLGISPLTRSKDDASSSHAELNQSLNQINQGMTTKEEKSEHSSSSSVARKLQRASCPSDSETMKHSELPSLGISAPPASKDGASSSCEELNQSLNQINQGMMAKEEKSERSSSVAVATELQHASSSDGETMKHGELSSVGISPPTTFKDDTSSSHEELNQSLNQMNQDMTTKEEKSEHSSSSFISSIMMPETVDLRAKTEIEPQLVTSSSQNESTSLAGDDVSHGGQTVKLPRPRNPLIDAVTAVDKSKLRKVTERVRPEIQKVDERDSILEQIRTKSFNLKPALASRPSIRAPKTNLNVAAILEKANAIRQALVDSDEDEDNWSDS